A region from the Metarhizium brunneum chromosome 7, complete sequence genome encodes:
- the LYPA1 gene encoding Acyl-protein thioesterase 1, with protein MAGLTVRERLYVVEPRGPHSHTLILLHGLGSNGEKFGTELLDTALTSSGHKLTDLLPGARFVFPTSKRRRSTAFGRSMLTQWFDIARLTDPLYRKERQLDGLAESAREILDIMATELQKVQPQNLIIGGLSQGCAMSLAILLSLEHPIGGYIGMSGFLTYQDELEDAVQDDIDSDDPFTRPSESQDVAVQASPVKAQVLERDLLSLPALECPSQEKTACRTPVFLGHGMADEKVPWVLGEAAAQLVRNAGYQVEWKCYQDQGHWYKIPDEIDDICNFIVSRVGWEVARPIARV; from the coding sequence ATGGCCGGCCTCACGGTACGCGAAAGACTATATGTCGTCGAACCGCGAGGACCGCACAGCCATACCCTCATCCTACTCCACGGGCTGGGCTCCAACGGCGAAAAGTTTGGCACGGAGCTGTTGGACACCGCCCTCACATCATCTGGCCACAAGCTCACAGACCTCCTCCCCGGCGCCCGCTTCGTTTTTCCCACTTCCAAGCGCCGTCGCTCTACGGCATTTGGTCGCTCCATGCTGACGCAGTGGTTTGACATTGCCCGCCTCACAGATCCTTTGTACCGCAAAGAACGACAGCTAGACGGGCTGGCCGAATCTGCTCGAGAGATATTGGACATCATGGCGACGGAGCTCCAGAAGGTGCAGCCTCAAAACCTCATCATCGGGGGGCTGAGCCAGGGCTGCGCCATGTCGCTTGCTATACTGCTGTCCTTGGAACACCCTATTGGTGGTTATATCGGTATGAGCGGCTTTCTCACGTATCAAGATGAGCTTGAGGACGCTGTGCAGGACGACATTGACAGCGACGACCCCTTCACACGTCCCAGTGAGTCGCAGGACGTGGCTGTGCAGGCTAGCCCCGTCAAGGCTCAGGTGTTGGAAAGAGATCTATTGAGTCTTCCGGCGTTGGAGTGCCCCTCGCAAGAGAAGACGGCATGCCGGACTCCTGtttttcttggccatggcatggcGGATGAGAAGGTGCCGTGGGTGTTGGGAGAGGCGGCGGCACAACTCGTGCGGAATGCAGGCTATCAGGTTGAATGGAAATGctaccaagaccaagggcaCTGGTACAAGATTCCCGATGAAATCGACGACATTTGTAATTTCATCGTCTCCAGGGTTGGCTGGGAAGTCGCCAGGCCCATCGCCCGAGTCTAG
- the azaL gene encoding FAD-linked oxidoreductase azaL has protein sequence MAAAEPKAAPSAENQTTQNLNVDATAAVISRWSDLHVSKPASVTTPGSEQDVISAIRLAKSKHLTIAVGGGGHATFIPVDSSTLYMDMKLFQSINIDKDAGVVRVGGGVTTGRLLKCLAENGLYTPLSDSNAVGVVGSLLGGGQNSHVGLHGYMVDNAVSFRLVTADEEVIDVDAQSTGGKATLFHALCGAGQGHGVVVSATMKVYPLAGLQLTDNKIWTRVMVFPSPALAHVVEAYLALLPVPGPLYPQLLFQRAPPGTPVAGSPTVVLSVTYFGPASEAEKAASVLFAADLNNAAVQVDSNMIDASHLNDALEPLNVHGGLKSACGARLGKVNAKMITSSFAKWLAITDELPDAHRSLVFLQSFNPAVLEAKGKSDPGKHMFLEARDRGFFLVVVNWCTTQSSLEKLQPYADDVLHVCRSEDGATPRTIPNTMRYKEPLKDIFTGERIMELHHLKKSWDPMGVFWSPYVGAYRHHHEEVAP, from the coding sequence ATGGCAGCAGCCGAACCAAAGGCGGCGCCGTCCGCCGAGAACCAGACCACGCAAAATCTGAATGTAGATGCGACCGCGGCCGTCATATCGAGGTGGTCCGACCTCCACGTGTCAAAACCAGCATCTGTCACCACACCGGGGTCAGAGCAGGATGTCATCTCTGCGATCCGTCTCGCCAAAAGCAAGCATCTGACCATTgcagtcggcggcggcggccacgccaCCTTTATCCCTGTCGACTCGTCTACACTATACATGGACATGAAGTTATTCCAGTCCATAAACATCGATAAAGATGCCGGCGTAGTGAGAGTCGGGGGTGGTGTCACGACCGGCCGGCTTCTCAAGTGTCTCGCCGAGAATGGCCTCTACACACCCCTGAGCGACTCGAATGCCGTCGGCGTTGTCGGATCATTGCTGGGCGGGGGACAAAATTCTCACGTCGGACTGCACGGATACATGGTCGACAACGCGGTATCCTTTCGGTTGGTCACGGCCGACGAAGAGGTCATTGACGTCGACGCACAATCTACAGGCGGCAAGGCAACGCTCTTCCATGCGCTGTGTGGTGCCGGGCAAGGGCATGGAGTTGTCGTATCGGCCACGATGAAGGTATATCCCCTCGCAGGTCTCCAGCTCACAGACAACAAGATCTGGACACGGGTCATGGTCTTCCCGTCTCCCGCGTTGGCGCATGTCGTCGAGGCTTATCTGGCATTGCTTCCTGTCCCCGGCCCTCTCTACCCCCAGCTCCTCTTCCAACGGGCGCCTCCTGGGACGCCCGTGGCCGGAAGTCCCACCGTTGTTCTTTCCGTCACGTACTTTGGTCCGGCGAGTGAGGCCGAAAAAGCCGCTTCTGTCTTGTTCGCGGCGGACCTCAACAACGCCGCCGTTCAGGTAGACTCAAACATGATCGATGCCAGCCATTTGAATGACGCGCTAGAGCCTCTGAATGTTCATGGGGGGTTGAAATCGGCATGCGGCGCACGACTGGGAAAAGTCAATGCCAAAATGATCACCTCGAGCTTTGCCAAATGGCTCGCCATTACCGACGAGCTGCCGGATGCCCACAGATCACTCGTCTTCCTCCAATCCTTTAACCCGGCCGTCCTGGAGGCCAAGGGGAAGTCGGATCCGGGGAAGCACATGTTCCTCGAGGCGCGGGATCGCGGCTTCTTTCTGGTTGTGGTGAATTGGTGCACTACGCAGTCTTCCCTTGAGAAGCTGCAGCCGTATGCGGATGATGTGCTGCACGTTTGTCGCAGCGAGGATGGCGCAACGCCGAGGACGATCCCGAATACAATGCGATACAAGGAGCCTCTAAAGGATATCTTTACGGGCGAGAGAATCATGGAGCTTCACCACTTGAAAAAGTCCTGGGACCCCATGGGTGTGTTTTGGAGTCCTTACGTCGGCGCTTATCGGCACCATCACGAAGAGGTTGCTCCATGA